A portion of the Gasterosteus aculeatus chromosome 12, fGasAcu3.hap1.1, whole genome shotgun sequence genome contains these proteins:
- the celf1 gene encoding CUGBP Elav-like family member 1 isoform X17, protein MASFKLDFLPEMMVDHCSLNSSPVGKKMNGSLDHPDQPDVDAIKMFVGQIPRSWSEEQLRELFEPYGAVYEINVLRDRSQNPPQSKGCCFITYYTRKSALEAQNALHNMKILPGMHHPIQMKPADSEKNNAVEDRKLFIGMISKKCNENDIRMMFSAYGQIEECRILRGPDGLSRGCAFVTFTARQMAQSAIKSMHQSQTMEGCSSPIVVKFADTQKDKEQKRMAQQLQQQMQQLSAASMWGNLTGLNSLGPQYLAVSLYLQLLQQSASTGSALSNLHSASGLNAMQNLAALAAAASATQATPTGSSAMTTSSSPLSALTSSGSSPTSSSNSSVNPMASLGALQSLAASAGAGLNMGSLAGMAALNGSLGSGGLSNGSGNTMEALSQAYSGIQQYAAAALPSLYNQSLLSQQSVSAAGSQKEGPEGANLFIYHLPQEFGDQDLLQMFMPFGNVISAKVFIDKQTNLSKCFGFVSYDNPVSSQAAIQSMNGFQIGMKRLKVQLKRSKNDSKPY, encoded by the exons ATGGCTTCTTTTAAGTTGGATTTTCTCCCCGAGATGATGGTGGACCATTGCTCATTGAATTCTAGTCCTGT tgggaagaagatgaatgggTCTCTGGACCACCCTGACCAACCAGATGTTGATGCCATTAAGATGTTCGTGGGGCAGATTCCCCGGTCCTGGTCCGAGGAGCAGCTTCGGGAGCTGTTTGAGCCGTACGGAGCGGTCTATGAGATAAACGTTCTCCGAGACCGCAGTCAGAACCCCCCTCAGAGCAAAG GCTGCTGTTTTATAACTTACTACACCCGCAAATCAGCCCTGGAGGCCCAGAATGCACTGCACAACATGAAGATCCTCCCAGGG ATGCACCACCCGATCCAGATGAAGCCAGCGGACAGTGAGAAGAACAACG CCGTGGAGGACAGGAAGCTTTTCATTGGAATGATCTCCAAGAAGTGTAACGAGAACGACATCCGGATGATGTTCTCAGCATACGGGCAGATAGAGGAGTGCCGGATCCTCCGAGGGCCCGATGGACTCAGCCGGG GTTGTGCGTTTGTGACATTCACAGCTAGACAGATGGCCCAGTCAGCCATCAAGTCCATGCACCAGTCCCAAACCATGGAG GGCTGCTCGTCGCCCATCGTGGTGAAGTTTGCAGACACGCAGAAGGACAAGGAGCAGAAGCGAATGGcccaacagctgcagcagcagatgcagcagctcAGTGCTGCTTCCATGTGGGGAAACCTCACCGGGCTCAACAGCCTGGGCCCGCAGTACCtggcagtgagt CTCTACttacagctgctgcagcagtcgGCCTCTACGGGGAGCGCACTCAGCAACCTGCACTCGgcctcag GTCTTAATGCCATGCAGAACCTGGCTGCTTTAGCGGCAGCAGCGAGTGCCACACAGGCCACGCCCACGGGCTCCAGCGCCATGACAACATCTAGTAGCCCTCTCAGTGCACTCACAAGCtcag gctcctcccccacctccagcAGCAACTCGTCAGTGAACCCCATGGCTTCTCTGGGGGCCCTGCAGTCTCTGGCTGCCAGTGCTGGAGCCGGCCTCAACATGGGCTCCCTGGCAG GCATGGCAGCACTGAATGGCAGCCTGGGCTCCGGAGGCCTGTCCAATGGCTCAGGGAACACCATGGAGGCCCTGAGCCAGGCGTACTCGGGCATCCAGCAGTACGCCGCGGCCGCCCTCCCCAGCCTCTACAACCAGAGCCTGCTGTCTCAGCAGAGCGTCTCCGCCGCAGGCAGCCAGAAGGAAG GTCCAGAAGGTGCCAACTTGTTCATTTACCACCTGCCCCAGGAGTTTGGGGACCAGGACCTGCTCCAGATGTTTATGCCCTTTGGGAACGTCATCTCTGCTAAAGTCTTCATTGACAAACAGACGAACCTCAGCAAGTGTTTTG gctttGTGAGCTACGACAACCCAGTGTCATCGCAGGCCGCCATCCAGTCCATGAACGGCTTCCAGATCGGCATGAAGCGGCTGAAGGTGCAGCTGAAGCGCTCAAAGAATGACAGCAAGCCTTACTGA
- the celf1 gene encoding CUGBP Elav-like family member 1 isoform X23, with amino-acid sequence MNGSLDHPDQPDVDAIKMFVGQIPRSWSEEQLRELFEPYGAVYEINVLRDRSQNPPQSKGCCFITYYTRKSALEAQNALHNMKILPGMHHPIQMKPADSEKNNAVEDRKLFIGMISKKCNENDIRMMFSAYGQIEECRILRGPDGLSRGCAFVTFTARQMAQSAIKSMHQSQTMEGCSSPIVVKFADTQKDKEQKRMAQQLQQQMQQLSAASMWGNLTGLNSLGPQYLAVSLYLQLLQQSASTGSALSNLHSASGLNAMQNLAALAAAASATQATPTGSSAMTTSSSPLSALTSSGSSPTSSSNSSVNPMASLGALQSLAASAGAGLNMGSLAGMAALNGSLGSGGLSNGSGNTMEALSQAYSGIQQYAAAALPSLYNQSLLSQQSVSAAGSQKEGPEGANLFIYHLPQEFGDQDLLQMFMPFGNVISAKVFIDKQTNLSKCFGFVSYDNPVSSQAAIQSMNGFQIGMKRLKVQLKRSKNDSKPY; translated from the exons atgaatgggTCTCTGGACCACCCTGACCAACCAGATGTTGATGCCATTAAGATGTTCGTGGGGCAGATTCCCCGGTCCTGGTCCGAGGAGCAGCTTCGGGAGCTGTTTGAGCCGTACGGAGCGGTCTATGAGATAAACGTTCTCCGAGACCGCAGTCAGAACCCCCCTCAGAGCAAAG GCTGCTGTTTTATAACTTACTACACCCGCAAATCAGCCCTGGAGGCCCAGAATGCACTGCACAACATGAAGATCCTCCCAGGG ATGCACCACCCGATCCAGATGAAGCCAGCGGACAGTGAGAAGAACAACG CCGTGGAGGACAGGAAGCTTTTCATTGGAATGATCTCCAAGAAGTGTAACGAGAACGACATCCGGATGATGTTCTCAGCATACGGGCAGATAGAGGAGTGCCGGATCCTCCGAGGGCCCGATGGACTCAGCCGGG GTTGTGCGTTTGTGACATTCACAGCTAGACAGATGGCCCAGTCAGCCATCAAGTCCATGCACCAGTCCCAAACCATGGAG GGCTGCTCGTCGCCCATCGTGGTGAAGTTTGCAGACACGCAGAAGGACAAGGAGCAGAAGCGAATGGcccaacagctgcagcagcagatgcagcagctcAGTGCTGCTTCCATGTGGGGAAACCTCACCGGGCTCAACAGCCTGGGCCCGCAGTACCtggcagtgagt CTCTACttacagctgctgcagcagtcgGCCTCTACGGGGAGCGCACTCAGCAACCTGCACTCGgcctcag GTCTTAATGCCATGCAGAACCTGGCTGCTTTAGCGGCAGCAGCGAGTGCCACACAGGCCACGCCCACGGGCTCCAGCGCCATGACAACATCTAGTAGCCCTCTCAGTGCACTCACAAGCtcag gctcctcccccacctccagcAGCAACTCGTCAGTGAACCCCATGGCTTCTCTGGGGGCCCTGCAGTCTCTGGCTGCCAGTGCTGGAGCCGGCCTCAACATGGGCTCCCTGGCAG GCATGGCAGCACTGAATGGCAGCCTGGGCTCCGGAGGCCTGTCCAATGGCTCAGGGAACACCATGGAGGCCCTGAGCCAGGCGTACTCGGGCATCCAGCAGTACGCCGCGGCCGCCCTCCCCAGCCTCTACAACCAGAGCCTGCTGTCTCAGCAGAGCGTCTCCGCCGCAGGCAGCCAGAAGGAAG GTCCAGAAGGTGCCAACTTGTTCATTTACCACCTGCCCCAGGAGTTTGGGGACCAGGACCTGCTCCAGATGTTTATGCCCTTTGGGAACGTCATCTCTGCTAAAGTCTTCATTGACAAACAGACGAACCTCAGCAAGTGTTTTG gctttGTGAGCTACGACAACCCAGTGTCATCGCAGGCCGCCATCCAGTCCATGAACGGCTTCCAGATCGGCATGAAGCGGCTGAAGGTGCAGCTGAAGCGCTCAAAGAATGACAGCAAGCCTTACTGA
- the celf1 gene encoding CUGBP Elav-like family member 1 isoform X25, with amino-acid sequence MNGSLDHPDQPDVDAIKMFVGQIPRSWSEEQLRELFEPYGAVYEINVLRDRSQNPPQSKGCCFITYYTRKSALEAQNALHNMKILPGMHHPIQMKPADSEKNNAVEDRKLFIGMISKKCNENDIRMMFSAYGQIEECRILRGPDGLSRGCAFVTFTARQMAQSAIKSMHQSQTMEGCSSPIVVKFADTQKDKEQKRMAQQLQQQMQQLSAASMWGNLTGLNSLGPQYLALYLQLLQQSASTGSALSNLHSASGLNAMQNLAALAAAASATQATPTGSSAMTTSSSPLSALTSSAGSSPTSSSNSSVNPMASLGALQSLAASAGAGLNMGSLAGMAALNGSLGSGGLSNGSGNTMEALSQAYSGIQQYAAAALPSLYNQSLLSQQSVSAAGSQKEGPEGANLFIYHLPQEFGDQDLLQMFMPFGNVISAKVFIDKQTNLSKCFGFVSYDNPVSSQAAIQSMNGFQIGMKRLKVQLKRSKNDSKPY; translated from the exons atgaatgggTCTCTGGACCACCCTGACCAACCAGATGTTGATGCCATTAAGATGTTCGTGGGGCAGATTCCCCGGTCCTGGTCCGAGGAGCAGCTTCGGGAGCTGTTTGAGCCGTACGGAGCGGTCTATGAGATAAACGTTCTCCGAGACCGCAGTCAGAACCCCCCTCAGAGCAAAG GCTGCTGTTTTATAACTTACTACACCCGCAAATCAGCCCTGGAGGCCCAGAATGCACTGCACAACATGAAGATCCTCCCAGGG ATGCACCACCCGATCCAGATGAAGCCAGCGGACAGTGAGAAGAACAACG CCGTGGAGGACAGGAAGCTTTTCATTGGAATGATCTCCAAGAAGTGTAACGAGAACGACATCCGGATGATGTTCTCAGCATACGGGCAGATAGAGGAGTGCCGGATCCTCCGAGGGCCCGATGGACTCAGCCGGG GTTGTGCGTTTGTGACATTCACAGCTAGACAGATGGCCCAGTCAGCCATCAAGTCCATGCACCAGTCCCAAACCATGGAG GGCTGCTCGTCGCCCATCGTGGTGAAGTTTGCAGACACGCAGAAGGACAAGGAGCAGAAGCGAATGGcccaacagctgcagcagcagatgcagcagctcAGTGCTGCTTCCATGTGGGGAAACCTCACCGGGCTCAACAGCCTGGGCCCGCAGTACCtggca CTCTACttacagctgctgcagcagtcgGCCTCTACGGGGAGCGCACTCAGCAACCTGCACTCGgcctcag GTCTTAATGCCATGCAGAACCTGGCTGCTTTAGCGGCAGCAGCGAGTGCCACACAGGCCACGCCCACGGGCTCCAGCGCCATGACAACATCTAGTAGCCCTCTCAGTGCACTCACAAGCtcag CaggctcctcccccacctccagcAGCAACTCGTCAGTGAACCCCATGGCTTCTCTGGGGGCCCTGCAGTCTCTGGCTGCCAGTGCTGGAGCCGGCCTCAACATGGGCTCCCTGGCAG GCATGGCAGCACTGAATGGCAGCCTGGGCTCCGGAGGCCTGTCCAATGGCTCAGGGAACACCATGGAGGCCCTGAGCCAGGCGTACTCGGGCATCCAGCAGTACGCCGCGGCCGCCCTCCCCAGCCTCTACAACCAGAGCCTGCTGTCTCAGCAGAGCGTCTCCGCCGCAGGCAGCCAGAAGGAAG GTCCAGAAGGTGCCAACTTGTTCATTTACCACCTGCCCCAGGAGTTTGGGGACCAGGACCTGCTCCAGATGTTTATGCCCTTTGGGAACGTCATCTCTGCTAAAGTCTTCATTGACAAACAGACGAACCTCAGCAAGTGTTTTG gctttGTGAGCTACGACAACCCAGTGTCATCGCAGGCCGCCATCCAGTCCATGAACGGCTTCCAGATCGGCATGAAGCGGCTGAAGGTGCAGCTGAAGCGCTCAAAGAATGACAGCAAGCCTTACTGA
- the celf1 gene encoding CUGBP Elav-like family member 1 isoform X18, which translates to MASFKLDFLPEMMVDHCSLNSSPVGKKMNGSLDHPDQPDVDAIKMFVGQIPRSWSEEQLRELFEPYGAVYEINVLRDRSQNPPQSKGCCFITYYTRKSALEAQNALHNMKILPGMHHPIQMKPADSEKNNAVEDRKLFIGMISKKCNENDIRMMFSAYGQIEECRILRGPDGLSRGCAFVTFTARQMAQSAIKSMHQSQTMEGCSSPIVVKFADTQKDKEQKRMAQQLQQQMQQLSAASMWGNLTGLNSLGPQYLALYLQLLQQSASTGSALSNLHSASGLNAMQNLAALAAAASATQATPTGSSAMTTSSSPLSALTSSAGSSPTSSSNSSVNPMASLGALQSLAASAGAGLNMGSLAGMAALNGSLGSGGLSNGSGNTMEALSQAYSGIQQYAAAALPSLYNQSLLSQQSVSAAGSQKEGPEGANLFIYHLPQEFGDQDLLQMFMPFGNVISAKVFIDKQTNLSKCFGFVSYDNPVSSQAAIQSMNGFQIGMKRLKVQLKRSKNDSKPY; encoded by the exons ATGGCTTCTTTTAAGTTGGATTTTCTCCCCGAGATGATGGTGGACCATTGCTCATTGAATTCTAGTCCTGT tgggaagaagatgaatgggTCTCTGGACCACCCTGACCAACCAGATGTTGATGCCATTAAGATGTTCGTGGGGCAGATTCCCCGGTCCTGGTCCGAGGAGCAGCTTCGGGAGCTGTTTGAGCCGTACGGAGCGGTCTATGAGATAAACGTTCTCCGAGACCGCAGTCAGAACCCCCCTCAGAGCAAAG GCTGCTGTTTTATAACTTACTACACCCGCAAATCAGCCCTGGAGGCCCAGAATGCACTGCACAACATGAAGATCCTCCCAGGG ATGCACCACCCGATCCAGATGAAGCCAGCGGACAGTGAGAAGAACAACG CCGTGGAGGACAGGAAGCTTTTCATTGGAATGATCTCCAAGAAGTGTAACGAGAACGACATCCGGATGATGTTCTCAGCATACGGGCAGATAGAGGAGTGCCGGATCCTCCGAGGGCCCGATGGACTCAGCCGGG GTTGTGCGTTTGTGACATTCACAGCTAGACAGATGGCCCAGTCAGCCATCAAGTCCATGCACCAGTCCCAAACCATGGAG GGCTGCTCGTCGCCCATCGTGGTGAAGTTTGCAGACACGCAGAAGGACAAGGAGCAGAAGCGAATGGcccaacagctgcagcagcagatgcagcagctcAGTGCTGCTTCCATGTGGGGAAACCTCACCGGGCTCAACAGCCTGGGCCCGCAGTACCtggca CTCTACttacagctgctgcagcagtcgGCCTCTACGGGGAGCGCACTCAGCAACCTGCACTCGgcctcag GTCTTAATGCCATGCAGAACCTGGCTGCTTTAGCGGCAGCAGCGAGTGCCACACAGGCCACGCCCACGGGCTCCAGCGCCATGACAACATCTAGTAGCCCTCTCAGTGCACTCACAAGCtcag CaggctcctcccccacctccagcAGCAACTCGTCAGTGAACCCCATGGCTTCTCTGGGGGCCCTGCAGTCTCTGGCTGCCAGTGCTGGAGCCGGCCTCAACATGGGCTCCCTGGCAG GCATGGCAGCACTGAATGGCAGCCTGGGCTCCGGAGGCCTGTCCAATGGCTCAGGGAACACCATGGAGGCCCTGAGCCAGGCGTACTCGGGCATCCAGCAGTACGCCGCGGCCGCCCTCCCCAGCCTCTACAACCAGAGCCTGCTGTCTCAGCAGAGCGTCTCCGCCGCAGGCAGCCAGAAGGAAG GTCCAGAAGGTGCCAACTTGTTCATTTACCACCTGCCCCAGGAGTTTGGGGACCAGGACCTGCTCCAGATGTTTATGCCCTTTGGGAACGTCATCTCTGCTAAAGTCTTCATTGACAAACAGACGAACCTCAGCAAGTGTTTTG gctttGTGAGCTACGACAACCCAGTGTCATCGCAGGCCGCCATCCAGTCCATGAACGGCTTCCAGATCGGCATGAAGCGGCTGAAGGTGCAGCTGAAGCGCTCAAAGAATGACAGCAAGCCTTACTGA
- the celf1 gene encoding CUGBP Elav-like family member 1 isoform X9, with amino-acid sequence MEPRTLSARPRMDSLDPETLYVSPEQTLPLSAPDVPSLALVGGKKMNGSLDHPDQPDVDAIKMFVGQIPRSWSEEQLRELFEPYGAVYEINVLRDRSQNPPQSKGCCFITYYTRKSALEAQNALHNMKILPGMHHPIQMKPADSEKNNAVEDRKLFIGMISKKCNENDIRMMFSAYGQIEECRILRGPDGLSRGCAFVTFTARQMAQSAIKSMHQSQTMEGCSSPIVVKFADTQKDKEQKRMAQQLQQQMQQLSAASMWGNLTGLNSLGPQYLAVSLYLQLLQQSASTGSALSNLHSASGLNAMQNLAALAAAASATQATPTGSSAMTTSSSPLSALTSSGSSPTSSSNSSVNPMASLGALQSLAASAGAGLNMGSLAGMAALNGSLGSGGLSNGSGNTMEALSQAYSGIQQYAAAALPSLYNQSLLSQQSVSAAGSQKEGPEGANLFIYHLPQEFGDQDLLQMFMPFGNVISAKVFIDKQTNLSKCFGFVSYDNPVSSQAAIQSMNGFQIGMKRLKVQLKRSKNDSKPY; translated from the exons ATGGAGCCCCGCACACT TAGTGCACGGCCCAGGATGGACAGCCTGGACCCCGAAACCCTGTACGTCTCTCCAGAGCAGACGCTACCGCTCTCTGCCCCGGACGTCCCCAGCTTGGCACTAGTGGG tgggaagaagatgaatgggTCTCTGGACCACCCTGACCAACCAGATGTTGATGCCATTAAGATGTTCGTGGGGCAGATTCCCCGGTCCTGGTCCGAGGAGCAGCTTCGGGAGCTGTTTGAGCCGTACGGAGCGGTCTATGAGATAAACGTTCTCCGAGACCGCAGTCAGAACCCCCCTCAGAGCAAAG GCTGCTGTTTTATAACTTACTACACCCGCAAATCAGCCCTGGAGGCCCAGAATGCACTGCACAACATGAAGATCCTCCCAGGG ATGCACCACCCGATCCAGATGAAGCCAGCGGACAGTGAGAAGAACAACG CCGTGGAGGACAGGAAGCTTTTCATTGGAATGATCTCCAAGAAGTGTAACGAGAACGACATCCGGATGATGTTCTCAGCATACGGGCAGATAGAGGAGTGCCGGATCCTCCGAGGGCCCGATGGACTCAGCCGGG GTTGTGCGTTTGTGACATTCACAGCTAGACAGATGGCCCAGTCAGCCATCAAGTCCATGCACCAGTCCCAAACCATGGAG GGCTGCTCGTCGCCCATCGTGGTGAAGTTTGCAGACACGCAGAAGGACAAGGAGCAGAAGCGAATGGcccaacagctgcagcagcagatgcagcagctcAGTGCTGCTTCCATGTGGGGAAACCTCACCGGGCTCAACAGCCTGGGCCCGCAGTACCtggcagtgagt CTCTACttacagctgctgcagcagtcgGCCTCTACGGGGAGCGCACTCAGCAACCTGCACTCGgcctcag GTCTTAATGCCATGCAGAACCTGGCTGCTTTAGCGGCAGCAGCGAGTGCCACACAGGCCACGCCCACGGGCTCCAGCGCCATGACAACATCTAGTAGCCCTCTCAGTGCACTCACAAGCtcag gctcctcccccacctccagcAGCAACTCGTCAGTGAACCCCATGGCTTCTCTGGGGGCCCTGCAGTCTCTGGCTGCCAGTGCTGGAGCCGGCCTCAACATGGGCTCCCTGGCAG GCATGGCAGCACTGAATGGCAGCCTGGGCTCCGGAGGCCTGTCCAATGGCTCAGGGAACACCATGGAGGCCCTGAGCCAGGCGTACTCGGGCATCCAGCAGTACGCCGCGGCCGCCCTCCCCAGCCTCTACAACCAGAGCCTGCTGTCTCAGCAGAGCGTCTCCGCCGCAGGCAGCCAGAAGGAAG GTCCAGAAGGTGCCAACTTGTTCATTTACCACCTGCCCCAGGAGTTTGGGGACCAGGACCTGCTCCAGATGTTTATGCCCTTTGGGAACGTCATCTCTGCTAAAGTCTTCATTGACAAACAGACGAACCTCAGCAAGTGTTTTG gctttGTGAGCTACGACAACCCAGTGTCATCGCAGGCCGCCATCCAGTCCATGAACGGCTTCCAGATCGGCATGAAGCGGCTGAAGGTGCAGCTGAAGCGCTCAAAGAATGACAGCAAGCCTTACTGA
- the celf1 gene encoding CUGBP Elav-like family member 1 isoform X6, whose product MEPRTLSARPRMDSLDPETLYVSPEQTLPLSAPDVPSLALVGNRDSSDQATFFQSSTVQFCGKKMNGSLDHPDQPDVDAIKMFVGQIPRSWSEEQLRELFEPYGAVYEINVLRDRSQNPPQSKGCCFITYYTRKSALEAQNALHNMKILPGMHHPIQMKPADSEKNNAVEDRKLFIGMISKKCNENDIRMMFSAYGQIEECRILRGPDGLSRGCAFVTFTARQMAQSAIKSMHQSQTMEGCSSPIVVKFADTQKDKEQKRMAQQLQQQMQQLSAASMWGNLTGLNSLGPQYLALYLQLLQQSASTGSALSNLHSASGLNAMQNLAALAAAASATQATPTGSSAMTTSSSPLSALTSSGSSPTSSSNSSVNPMASLGALQSLAASAGAGLNMGSLAGMAALNGSLGSGGLSNGSGNTMEALSQAYSGIQQYAAAALPSLYNQSLLSQQSVSAAGSQKEGPEGANLFIYHLPQEFGDQDLLQMFMPFGNVISAKVFIDKQTNLSKCFGFVSYDNPVSSQAAIQSMNGFQIGMKRLKVQLKRSKNDSKPY is encoded by the exons ATGGAGCCCCGCACACT TAGTGCACGGCCCAGGATGGACAGCCTGGACCCCGAAACCCTGTACGTCTCTCCAGAGCAGACGCTACCGCTCTCTGCCCCGGACGTCCCCAGCTTGGCACTAGTGGG aaatcgagactcatcagaccaggcaacttttttccagtcttcaactgTCCAATTCTG tgggaagaagatgaatgggTCTCTGGACCACCCTGACCAACCAGATGTTGATGCCATTAAGATGTTCGTGGGGCAGATTCCCCGGTCCTGGTCCGAGGAGCAGCTTCGGGAGCTGTTTGAGCCGTACGGAGCGGTCTATGAGATAAACGTTCTCCGAGACCGCAGTCAGAACCCCCCTCAGAGCAAAG GCTGCTGTTTTATAACTTACTACACCCGCAAATCAGCCCTGGAGGCCCAGAATGCACTGCACAACATGAAGATCCTCCCAGGG ATGCACCACCCGATCCAGATGAAGCCAGCGGACAGTGAGAAGAACAACG CCGTGGAGGACAGGAAGCTTTTCATTGGAATGATCTCCAAGAAGTGTAACGAGAACGACATCCGGATGATGTTCTCAGCATACGGGCAGATAGAGGAGTGCCGGATCCTCCGAGGGCCCGATGGACTCAGCCGGG GTTGTGCGTTTGTGACATTCACAGCTAGACAGATGGCCCAGTCAGCCATCAAGTCCATGCACCAGTCCCAAACCATGGAG GGCTGCTCGTCGCCCATCGTGGTGAAGTTTGCAGACACGCAGAAGGACAAGGAGCAGAAGCGAATGGcccaacagctgcagcagcagatgcagcagctcAGTGCTGCTTCCATGTGGGGAAACCTCACCGGGCTCAACAGCCTGGGCCCGCAGTACCtggca CTCTACttacagctgctgcagcagtcgGCCTCTACGGGGAGCGCACTCAGCAACCTGCACTCGgcctcag GTCTTAATGCCATGCAGAACCTGGCTGCTTTAGCGGCAGCAGCGAGTGCCACACAGGCCACGCCCACGGGCTCCAGCGCCATGACAACATCTAGTAGCCCTCTCAGTGCACTCACAAGCtcag gctcctcccccacctccagcAGCAACTCGTCAGTGAACCCCATGGCTTCTCTGGGGGCCCTGCAGTCTCTGGCTGCCAGTGCTGGAGCCGGCCTCAACATGGGCTCCCTGGCAG GCATGGCAGCACTGAATGGCAGCCTGGGCTCCGGAGGCCTGTCCAATGGCTCAGGGAACACCATGGAGGCCCTGAGCCAGGCGTACTCGGGCATCCAGCAGTACGCCGCGGCCGCCCTCCCCAGCCTCTACAACCAGAGCCTGCTGTCTCAGCAGAGCGTCTCCGCCGCAGGCAGCCAGAAGGAAG GTCCAGAAGGTGCCAACTTGTTCATTTACCACCTGCCCCAGGAGTTTGGGGACCAGGACCTGCTCCAGATGTTTATGCCCTTTGGGAACGTCATCTCTGCTAAAGTCTTCATTGACAAACAGACGAACCTCAGCAAGTGTTTTG gctttGTGAGCTACGACAACCCAGTGTCATCGCAGGCCGCCATCCAGTCCATGAACGGCTTCCAGATCGGCATGAAGCGGCTGAAGGTGCAGCTGAAGCGCTCAAAGAATGACAGCAAGCCTTACTGA